One part of the Vitis riparia cultivar Riparia Gloire de Montpellier isolate 1030 chromosome 8, EGFV_Vit.rip_1.0, whole genome shotgun sequence genome encodes these proteins:
- the LOC117920601 gene encoding RING-H2 finger protein ATL66-like translates to MSIGGVTVVTTDSRSNVEMGEGHGFYPQAPLIPPHGLTYKFCTLLSICPHHLTAPTSIPPLENNNKPQMAPPSDPYNHHWHFSDLSDKTFQLHGRSLAVALVFFSLLLFFTFLFVYFFYVCTHRRHSATVRSTSNPTAPHVVELGLDPVTINALPIFLHGAPDNSGGLEVECSICISMFQEGERVKVLPQCRHAFHSQCVDKWLMTHSSCPLCRAAILRGDSLAGTRLIV, encoded by the coding sequence CTTTTACCCGCAAGCTCCTCTGATTCCTCCTCATGGGTTAACTTATAAGTTCTGCACTCTCCTCTCAATCTGTCCCCATCATCTCACTGCACCCACTTCAATCCCGCCTCTAGAGAATAACAACAAACCACAGATGGCTCCCCCATCTGACCCTTACAATCACCACTGGCACTTCTCGGACTTGTCCGACAAGACCTTCCAACTCCATGGCCGTAGTTTGGCCGTTGCTCTCGTCTTCTTCTCCCTTCTCCTCTTCTTCACTTTCTTGTTCGTCTACTTCTTCTACGTGTGCACCCACCGCCGGCACTCAGCCACGGTCAGGTCCACGTCCAACCCGACTGCACCCCATGTGGTCGAGCTTGGACTCGACCCAGTGACGATCAACGCGTTACCAATATTTCTGCACGGGGCCCCCGACAATAGCGGCGGCTTGGAAGTGGAGTGCTCCATATGCATCAGCATGTTCCAAGAAGGAGAACGAGTGAAGGTCTTGCCCCAGTGTCGCCACGCTTTTCATTCACAGTGCGTTGATAAGTGGCTCATGACTCACTCCAGCTGCCCTCTCTGCCGAGCCGCTATTCTCCGAGGCGACTCTTTGGCTGGCACTAGATTAATTGTGTGA